The genomic stretch TCAAATAAACTTGATCTCCAGTGTTGTATTGAGAAGTAGTCCGTACTTGGAACCCTTTACCATCAATTTTCAACGTACAATGGTCGTCACATGAATGATTCATAAAATCAACATACGGAGCCATGGTAAAATTATCGGCAGAGTTTTTGCTTGTTGGTAAATCCATGTAAAGGCAACGAGAATTGATACACAACCATGATAATAACACTTCTTGACGTGGGAGCAAAGTTGTCACATCTCCATCTTTGTCAATTTTTGTCTTGATTAACTCACAAATAACCTGGTAATCGTTGTCAAATCGAGAACGaacttttttgtttctgaCCTCAGTAGATGAAGGTAAAAGCGTGCATACTTCTTGTGGCCAATCTATTGGCATCAATTCGAAATCATCCATAGATGGTAACATATCCAAAAATGGTTTCCAAAACGATTTGTGAGATCTTTTTCGTTCAAAAGTCAAGTACAACGATAGTAACTGAAATGATGAGAGTTCTAGAATCTCTTCCTTTGTCAATGTACGATATATTTCTGTGTATTCATCTTCTGATTTATCAAACGGTACGTGTATGTGCAGATCTATAGCCATTCCATTATATTTAACAATATGTGCCATAACAGTGGTGAAATTTAATAAGAACGAATGTGGGATATTAAGAATCAATTCTCCTTTCTTCAATGGTTCAACTGCATAGATACCTCTACCTGACGATCTCACATCTTTCACATCAATTTTGGGAGAAATATATGTATGATTTGATATCTTTTTCTCATCATCTGTGTTCTTTACCCAATGTAGTAAAGTTTCTAGTTTCAAATCAAAGTTGTCTATCATTTGGTAATGAAGAAATCGGTGGTGtctaaagaaaaaatttcacACTATGTATTTTTGTGCTGCTATTGTAAGGAGAAATATAATAGGTGTTACAGCAGGTATTGACCTAACATTAATGAAGTTGATTTTATATATTACTTAGATGCTGTCTACATGAACTAAACCAAAACTGTAGTTTCAGAACATATTTAATGTCAAAGTGTTGGCAATTGTATCGGTGTTGACTGcatttttaaattcttcaaaattcAACTTGCCATCACCGTCCAAATCAGCTTCCATTAAAGTCTTATCCACTATTTGTTGTAGTTCCTCGTCCTTCAAATTTTTACCAaccatcattttcatcacaATAAATAACTCACCATTTCCAATGTACCCATCACGATCAATATCGTATATATTAAATGCAAAtcttaatttgtttaaattaTCTGATTTCCCAGAAAATGCAGATAATCCAGTAATAAActcttcaaaatcaatcgATCCATCTCCATCTTTATCAAACACATCCATCAATCTGGTGGCTAATGGATTCGAACTAATACCAGGTATGGATAAAAATTCTTGCTTATCAATTTGCCCTGACCCATCTTTATCTAATTTCATAAACCTCTTGCGCAATCTATCAATCTCTTCAATACTAAAATTGGTATCTTCGATGAAACCATCAAGAATACTTGCATTAGCCCCCATTTTTGTCAGTAGTTGTTGAAGTCGAATGTACTGGTAGTTGTAGTAAAGTATACGATTTGGAGTCGTGTAATTATGAATCGACATACCAGCGCACTAAAAATATTTAGCATAAAATGCCTGCATATAGGgcatatatataaatcCCAGCCTAGACAAGACGTGGGTTGAAAGGTACGATGGTATATTCTAGCCAGATATAGACCTGTAGGGTGATTAGAATTGGTAAATATAGCTGGTAATTTAGCAAAGCTTTCGGGTTTATGTCATTTTGGCCGATTACATCAAAACTATTAATAGCTATGCTTGAGTGacaacaaagaagaattcCAGACAGACAAAGAATGAGCCaccagaaaaaaattgtttcaaaagTCGAAGCGTAATCTCATATCAACAACCCATTACAACCTGTTCAATTCTCTTCCCAgttttataataatttatacaTTGAATGGTAATACTAGAAAAGCATAACAATACAACACAACACAAGCAATAGTCaatgaatataaatttaGATACAGCGAAAGATACGCTTTGCAAGAATATATTGATATATGGATATTGTAAATATGAAAACAAAGGTTGCGCTTTCAGTCATAATCGACAGCAACCtgctcaacaacaacaggcTACCAATACCTCGAACAATTCGACAAGTGTGATTACACCAAATAGTGCTAACTCAACTGCATCATCTGCAGATTTGTCGTCCAAGAAAAAGTTCAATTTAAACACCCCTTCCTTTCAACCCAGTGTCAGCAATTTGTCGAACAAGTTTTCCACTTTGTCGCCGAAGTTGAAAGAGATTCCTGTTTTTAAGCCTGAGAATGGTGTATCTGAACCTGATACTGTGGATTCACCTACTACACAACGACCATTCACATCAAAGAGGTTCAACGTAAGCACTCCTTCATTTACTCCCACAAACTTTGACTTTGCAAACAATTCCAATGCAGATGGCAATAGGGGAGGTGCATCAACTCCAATAGGTATTTCATCTGCACCACTTGTACAGAatcagcaacagcaacagcagcaacaacaacaacaacaaaagcaaCCTTTGGCTGTCCCTTCACCATTAGCATCAGGTGCTCAACCTCCTACCATGCAACACCGTATTTTATCTATGGGGGTTTCGCAGTCTTCGCCATCTACAAACCCTTATTTTGCAAATAATTTGGACATGTCTGCACCAACACCTGGTCTGGAAACACCTGGTCCTGTGTTGCCCGGTTCAGCAGGTGCAGCAGCCGCTGCTGCAAACCAACCAATGTATCCATTACAGTATCATTTATATGCACCCGCTCCACCACCAAGGTTGACGATTCCTTTACAACCGTATGAAACAAACAGTCAGGCAATGTTTATTCCCAATGATTTGCGAGAGTATTTGCATAAGAAGAACGAAGCAAGTTTGCAAAGTTTGAGCCATCTGAATTTGCCTGAGCATGTTAACCAGTATCATTCATTGGTACCAATAGACAAATCTTATGAACCAGTATCCAAATTGTGGTTAGGTAAAAACAgtttaattttcaaatgtcTTGATAATATAGATGGAAACTTATATGTTATGAGGAAAATTGAGCCATGCAATGAGATTATAAATGAAAAGCCATTCAAAACTATTAAAAGATGGAAATCCATAAAGAACGCCAATATTGTTGGATTGCAAGATGCGTTTACCACTATGGCATTCAATGGGAATCAATCTGGAAATACGTCATTGTGTATTATATATGATTACTATCCAAATAGTATCAGTTTATTAGAGCATCATAAAAAGGGGTTACGTGTTGAACCGGTAAATGAGGCCTTATTGTggaattatttgattcaattgatcaatgCTATTATGGCCATCCACGAAAAAGGTTTACTGGCCAGTTCGACTATTGATTTGAGTAAGATTATTGTCactaataaaaatagaataaaatTGAGCTCAGTTGGAATTAGTGATATTTTAGAATTCAAAGACGATGAAACCAACCAGGATATTAAGATTAGACAGTTACAAGATATCCAAAAAGTGGGTAAAGTGTTGATGGAGTTGGCTATTTTATTGTTGCCTGTGAATATGAGACAAAGcaacaatatttataatcTGTTGAAAGCCTCCACTAACTTGTCGGAGgaaattattaacaatttgCAAGAATTAAACGATTTGGATACAGCAAGTggtgaatttgatttaaatgaatttagCCAACGATTGACTCCAAAGATGTTCAATATCATTGACAGTTTACAAAATAGCTCAGATTTCATTGAAGGACAGTTGACTTCGGAATTAGAAAATGCAAGATTATTTAGATTAATGACCaagttgaattatttgatacATGACAACTCGAATTCTGAAAATGACAAGATCATCAAgttgtttttgaattatgTGTACAATTGTTATGActcaaacaataaaaaggTGATCAACTTGAATAAAGTATTGATTAATCTCAATAAGTTGGATTGTGGTATTGATGAAAAGATATTATTAGTCAACAACGACGaatgtattattattagttataaggaattgaaagaaatcaTCGACACAAAGTTCCGTTTAATGAGGGAATAGAaggtttctttttattttttgtacTTGGAGTTCTGTTTTATTATAATGTTCATTGGGTATTATTGTATCGAGTAGATTGGTAAGGTTTTAAATACTATTATAGTAacttaataaataaacaacaataactgAAAAGACCCATATAGAAAGAGTAGATGGCCCATTTAGATATCCAATTGTGCAAAATATGCCAATTCTCAGTTAAGTTTTCCTGCTTGGGGTTTCTCTAGAATCATCTATGTTTGTGCGGGGGGGCCGCCTGGTCTGTTTTCTTTGGAATCGGAAATATACCCTCTCACAGCCGACTCAAAACTAGTTAGTAGATTTTATGCTTGTATTGGGCCTGGCTAATCTTCTTGATTACAAATAGAGGGTGTTGAGGTAATGGAGATTTGCAAATATTTCTTAATGGTCATTTTTGGGAAATACGGAAATGCGGCAAAAATGTAGTTGCATCCGCCACTACTTGTTTGTTCCGTCAGAAGATAAAACTACTTGAGGAGTTTTGCTTAGAAGCACCAGCCACAGTGCAAGAATGTTTGTTCTTTTAAATCCTTGCtaaaaaatatatgaaAGATTGATGTCAATGTAAGCCCAAACAGCAAACTATAAGAAGTATACGTAGAAAAAGGCTCATCAGTGCAATTTTGTGTGAGGTAAAACTCTCGaataaattgtttgttaAACAGTTTCATAAACCATTTCTAAGTCACAGCTCAGATCGATGTATAGTATAGAATTCTACTAGTTAAAGATTCTCTaatcatttgataaaaagGTAGTTGAGTTTTATCCAGGGGAGGATACTTGGAAGATACTTTAATAGCCAATGAGTTTAGTGAGCAAGATTTAAAGTAATAAATGTTTTCCAAACGTTTGATTTTATAACCAATAGTtgaaacaatcaatttaatagACAAACTGTCAACTTTGAGTTGTCATATCACACAAAATTACGGATTTCTGGAATCACGATAGAATGCAAAAGAATAAACTCTCaagttctttttttttgcgcAGGGGATAAATAACCAATTCTAGGCCTGCAACATTCTCCACTGATAGATTACAAATATGAAAATTACACATTTCCCACCAGGAATGGTTCTTGCAATAAGTGGGTAAAAGAGCAATTATAAAGGAATGGTTTTGCCCATAAATAACACAGGATTTCCTCAAGTGAAATAAATATACTCTCAAGCTTTACAATaaccaaaacaaacaaactaTCATGATTTCCTTAAGAGCATTATTTGATCTTGTTACGTTGccaattaaattattgttggCGTTGTTAAAGTATCCTATTTTTGGTGGTGTCAACAAAAGATACAAGAATGATTTGGCGAATTCTTTGAAAGTTATTCTTTGTCGTTCTTTGATTAATTTCCCTGTTAAAGATACCCCAATTTTTGCAACTACACCCACAGGCGACATGATTAACAAAGGAATTGGTAAGACCTATCCCAATATGACTAAATTGCCACATTTTGGTGAGAAGTTTGATAAGCAAAGTTATTGGCTTGTTGAAAGTAAGAACAGAAAACCAAATGACCCGGTTTTGATTTACTTGCACGGTGGTGGCTATTTCCTTGATGTTGCACCACAACAGATTGAAACTTTATTGAGTATTTATCATTTGTTAGAGCCAGCAAAGAAACTGAGATTCTCGATTCTTGTGTTGAATTATAATTTGACATCCAAAGGTTTTCCTGTTCCGCACCAATTAGCTCAGTTAGTTGATACTTACACTTCTTTGGTTAGAGGAGGATCTGAAAATCTCTTATTAATGGGTGATTCTGCAGGTGGTAATTTGGCTATAACTTTTACCCAATACTTGAGATTGAACAAGCCAAACTTGCCTTATCCTAGAAGTGTTATTTTGGTCAGTCCTTGGGTCAAATTAATCCCAGAAGTGTATCAAAATACTCCAGGCCATTCATACTATAATTACTCTGCTAACGATGTGATCCAATATGATCGTTTTTCCAGTGCTGAAGTTTATCAAGGTACTCTTGGTAACACAAAACTCAAGTCGTTAACTGTTTCTCCAGGAAATTGTCCTTATGATCCTAAAGATTGGGAAGAGATTGATACTTACAGAAAACCGGGATACTCTGTGTTTGTTCTTGCCGGAGAACACGAATCGTTCCGTGATGATATTTTGGAGTGGTCTAAATACGCGTTGGATTATCCTATTCCTCCAAACTTGGGAAACTCGGATGGTGTCTACAACCCTAAGATTCACAAATACATtagaaacaacaaagatTCTGCTCATGTTGATGTAAATATTGAACCTTTGGGTGTTCATGATGTCTgcttttttgaaaatttgttgctttcaaaattagaaaatgaTGCTAATTTGACTATTGATGGTGTTGATGCAAAACAGTTCTTTGCCATCGTTAATATCGtcaaatttcttgataCTGTTTTGCCAGGAAAGTAGGtgctctttttttttttgtagtTGTGTATGTTTGTTCAGTAGCTAAGAATATATCTTTATTTGTATTGTAAATGTTTATGAATCATAGCCCTTTTTGCCGTTATCGGAGACACCTTTTGGTGGCAAATGcgaaaaaccaaaaaatagGAGCAAATTTGGATAAAAATTTcagcaaaaaaatatttacgACTTTTGCAACACCAGTCACTGGTTTTTAATATTACTCATAGATGTCAACATCACATATACAAAGAGGGAAATAGTAATTTGGTACATACATACAACCAACATAAACATAAACACTAAAATAGTATTATTTGGTGGCAAATGTCCTACTCCACAAACTGGTTTGTGATCTGTCCCGGTCAATGATGCAATCTCGTGTGAAGTTTGTGTCCCAGTTACaccaaaagaaatttattCTAGCGCGACAAGTAAAATTAGtggcagcagcaacaaatTGTGGGTCACGACATTTTATTTGTATACTGTGGTGGTTGactcatttttattttctctTATCGCCTTgcgaaaagaaaaaaaaaaaagcaatgACTTTATCAGCAGTGACAACTTATCTGCAGGAGATGTCGAAAAAATTACTCATTTTTTGGTTATTGTGTAATTGTTACTGAGGTTCCATCAACCACTTTTTGTATACTTcttatatataaattatattttatccacacttttgtttatttaatattatcaaaattttcatctATAAACTATAAACAACTATCAACCATATTACTATTTACAATACTCGCATGCACATTATCTGACTAGAATCTATTAAGAAATTACTGAGAATAacttttattaattatcGTCCTGTTTCCTGCTCCCACTCCCGCTCCTAACTGTTTTCCTTCTATTATACAATGCAATCTCCAACTTCTCCTATTTCCTATAAAGAAACAAGTGTACCATCCTTTTCAAAGGAATCAACCACCACAGAAACAAGTAAATCATTACCACACGCTAACTTGTTAACTCCCCCAACTTTAAGTCCACCAACAATTACATCTGATTTACCAACATCTACTTTATCTCCAAACCATCACAACTACTACActcattatttaaataagGCACAATTTAATTCTATTTTAGTCAACTGTTCTATTAACTTATTAAAAATCTTGTACAAAAACCagaaatttgatgaaaagtcaatcaaattattcattattgaaattctCAGAAGATCTAAAACTTCCATTCAATCACTTCAATTAAGTTGCTTTTAcatttataaattgattgttgccaaacaaaaaatcacTTTTGACgccaaaaaattatttctcggattgattattattagttctAAATTCAACCAAGattataattattcattcaaaTCTTGGTGTAAAATCTGTGgattaaatgaaaattcCAATGTTAAACAATTGGTTCATATTGaatcaacaattcttcaatGGTTAAATTACGATTTATGTTTAATTGGAtcaaaatatgaaaatTGGTGCAATttacttttaatttttggttatgattttattcaatatcaactaatttttgataatagAACTGAAATAGTTTGgaatcaagaaattaaagataaaATTAATAGTTGGCaaagttttttcaatcaattgaatttagataatttgaatattatcaatgttaattttaacaattatttcaacaaccaattgaacaagaaaGTTTTCGTTGTCAAAGACGAACAACCAACCCTCTTGTCAAAAAAGAGAAGTTCTACAAGCTTATTTGACACTGAACAACCAGTTGCCAAGAAGGTTAAAGCCTAGCAGCTTACTTATTCTGTTTGGCAGAAAATGAACTTTATATAGGCTAGTATTACTCGggtattatatttataatacaTATAAACAACCATCATTACCCCATTTACCTTTAACTATACTAATAGGCATAAACCCATCATTGTCTTTCGGTTGCAACTTTTCTTGTTGGTCGTTAACAACATTCAAAGTCTTACCAATAGTATATCCTCGGACCAGTAGATTCCCCCACTCATCCTGTAAATTAATTAGTTTAATTTCTAACGACTGGGCAATACACCCAACTTTATTGactttgatattgaattgtCGGTAATCATAATAATCAGTAAGGATAATGGGACCCACAATATTATAGTAACATAATTCCTTCACAACTCTTGCTTGATGTTGAATTCTAATTGTATTCAAATCATACAACGATAAGGCAGACTTCTTATTGATCGAGGTGCTGATGTAAATTAGTTTTTTGGTACCTCTAAACGGGAATACACTTTTTGTTAACAAATATCGTTGGAGTCGTTCCGTAATTGTATCACTCTTGTTGCTAACAAATGGTAACTTCAGTTCTGGGACGGAAATAATTGCCGCATTAGAATCGACTTCGGAAAACTTGTCACATATGGTTATGTTGCAATTCAATATTAACCCCgttaataatttaacaatCAAGTTAGTGATATCCTCGTTGGTTGAATTGTTCGATACAATCACCATTTTTGAATTCCTGTAAGTATCAGAATTTGGCAAGTGTTTAATTGTAGATGCAACCCCACTGACTATATTCAATTGTGTAAAATCAACTATCGACTTTATTCCTTGAGAGATTTGATTGTGTAATCTGATGGCAATACCTTTATCTTTCTCTGGTGTataattgttaataaaCTTGTAAGAGCCTTGCGGAGGTGATGGTAAActtatttttgaaatatcaaTAGCATCATCAGCAATCGGCTTGTCAATATAAAACTCAACAGTCAATTGTTTAACAAACCCAACAAATAACACAACCAACCATTTACtatcaattttataatCTTTAGGAATGGAAATAACTTTGTGTGAACCCAATTGTAGGTTTTCAatacaataattaatatatcCAATggtaattaaattattgtCGATATTTATACCTCTATCGGTCTTCTTGGCAAATTGAATTGCAATTTCCCAGATATCATTCAAATTTCCACTTCTAAGTTTATATGAATCGTATCTAATATCCAACCCAACTCTTAAGTTGCTGCTTTTGTTAGAATGATAAATCGGGGATTCATTGGTTAATCGAGTGGGTTCTCTGATTGACTGTTCTTGTAAATACAAATCAGGGACATCTTGGAAATAGTGTAGTGAGTAGATCCCTAAATACATAAGAGCTAAGAGCCCACATATTATCACCAATGCATCTTGAGTCATGATCAACTGTCTTGGTTgagaaatgaaatgaaaaaaaaaattctttggGGGGTCTTCTttttacaaccaaaaaCAGTCTTTAAATATTTCGTACTAATGTCGGACCATCATTACACCTCAAATGCGAAGTAATACGCGGAACGAGATAAAATGTAGATTTGGACACGACAATGATTTATCGTGTCACGTTGctcaaaaacaaaaaaaacttgatcaaacaaacaccaacaataaaaaaacccTTCATAATCAACACATTCTTTCTTCTGTTTTAATACAATCATATATACCAAATGTTAAAGCTTAAAAGTACTCATTTTTTGCTGTTGATACTACTAGTGATATGGGTCTTGACTTtttatttacaagaaaGATACTTGACAGCCGCAACAATTCTGAAATGTCAATGGCCGCAGTTGTCCACCTCACTGTCACAAACAAATATCTTGTTGATTGCTGATCCCCAGCTAATAGATAATCATACCTATCCTGGTAGAAATGAATTATTGTTAAAATTGTCAAAACATACTGTTGATACGtatataaagaaaaactaTAATGAGTTACTTGATCAATTACAACCCAACTACATAATGTTCTTGGGTGATTTGTTAGATAATGGAAGAGACGCTACAGATGAATATTTTGCACAAGAATACAATCGCTTTAAGAGAATCTTTAGACCGCTGGATAAAATGTTTTTGAATGTACCGGGGAATCATGATATTGGATTTGGCAATGGGGTGAAAATACCAATGAGAACGcgatttgaaaaatctttTGGTTCTGCAAAtactgttgttgatattgatggAGTTGATTTTATAATACTAGATACATTAAGCATATCAAGCACTGACGAAACCATCAACAAACAACTGAAAGACTTTTTGTACAGTATTgccaaagaaaaatcaaaaccaagAATACTACTTACACATGTCCCGTTATATAGAGACCCTAACTTATCGTGTGGACCATTAAGAGAATCCAAGACATTTGATGTTAATGGGTATGGGTACCAGTATAAAAATTCAGTGGAAGAATCATTGTCAAGAGATATcttgaatcaaattcagCCAGATATAACATTTACTGGAGACGATCACGATTATTGTGATATTCAACATGAAAATGGATACAGGGAAGTTACAGTTAAATCAATAAGCATGGCAATGGGCAAGAAATATCCTGCAGTACAATTATTGAGtattaaaaatgaagataatttcaaaatggAAACAGAAATATGTTTTTTACAAACCCCATACATCAATGTTGCTAATTATGTGGTACTTGCAATAGTTTCAGGTATACTCATCTTCTGGTGgaatttaaaaacaaaacttaCAAGATATACGTACACATCTATTTTGCCATTGCATGACGTTGTTAATATTCCATTTGAACATACCAAAAAGCTTCATAGATTTATCAAAGAACAGGATGACGAGCATATGGAACAGAAACATTTAGACATTTCGTTACCAACGTCATCCTCCTCAAATGCATATTCACTACCCAGCTCCATACCCCAGTACACATTTACACAATCTTCAAGACCACAATTTGTcaccaaattcaataatacaAGACTAGGAAAAATTTACATATTAAACAAGAGACGACTCTTTACATTTATAAAGAGATACAGTTTAGTcagttttttcaaacaaagtTTGATGGTGGGTATTCTGGTGGTCAGTATTTACTACGTAGGATTTGTGTTAACTTTGTATTGAGAGTAGaccatatttttttttttttgatgtGATTTTTAACATGGCTGCGGGAGTAAGCAGAAGGAAACGTTGATGTTTCAGATTTCACCACAAAGTGtagagaagaaaaaaaggaaagatattttgggtttttttcttaatgtACATTAAAATCTGTCTTTTAGTTTACCTTTTTTTAATACCAGTATTCAATCATGGGTTGTGGCGCTAGTGTTCcagttgatgatgatgaaattgatctATTTCTTCAAGATAAACGTATAAATGATGCTATTGAACAAAGTTTACAATTGCGTCAACAAAACTCGAAAAAGGGAGtcaagttgttgttgttgggtGCTGGTGAAAGTGGTAAATCAACAgttttaaaacaattgaaattattacatAAAGGTGGGTTTACCCAACAGGAGAGAAGACAATATTCTCATGTCATTTGGTGTGACGTtattcaatcaatgaaaGTTTTAATCATTCAAGCAAGAAAgttgaaaatcaaattagaTTGTGATCAGcctaataattcattaattccTTATAAGCAGATTATATTACGAAGCGATCCTTTAAAACAAATAGATGCTGATGTTGCTGGTGGTACAGATTTCCtaaatgattttgttgtCAAGTATAGTGAAgaaaacaagaacaagagaCGGTTGAAGAGTACTGGGACAACAGATATATGGGGTAAAGATGACGATTCCAATATCAATTCAGATGCAATTAATCAAGCTTTGGAACTGTCTTTGAATAAAGATTCTGAACAGTTTACTCGTCTTTCCATAGCTGAAGCAATCCATAAATTATGGAAGTTGGACTCGGGTATTAAAAAGTGTTTTGACAGGTCAAATGAATTCCAATTGGAAGGTAGTGCTGATTATTATTTCGATAATGTCTTCAACTTTGCTGATacaaattatttatctACTGATTTGGATATTTTAAAAGGGAGAAT from Candida albicans SC5314 chromosome 5, complete sequence encodes the following:
- a CDS encoding uncharacterized protein (Planktonic growth-induced gene) yields the protein MLKLKSTHFLSLILLVIWVLTFYLQERYLTAATISKCQWPQLSTSSSQTNILLIADPQLIDNHTYPGRNELLLKLSKHTVDTYIKKNYNELLDQLQPNYIMFLGDLLDNGRDATDEYFAQEYNRFKRIFRPSDKMFLNVPGNHDIGFGNGVKIPMRTRFEKSFGSANTVVDIDGVDFIILDTLSISSTDETINKQSKDFLYSIAKEKSKPRILLTHVPLYRDPNLSCGPLRESKTFDVNGYGYQYKNSVEESLSRDILNQIQPDITFTGDDHDYCDIQHENGYREVTVKSISMAMGKKYPAVQLLSIKNEDNFKMETEICFLQTPYINVANYVVLAIVSGILIFWWNLKTKLTRYTYTSILPLHDVVNIPFEHTKKLHRFIKEQDDEHMEQKHLDISLPTSSSSNAYSLPSSIPQYTFTQSSRPQFVTKFNNTRLGKIYILNKRRLFTFIKRYSLVSFFKQSLMVGISVVSIYYVGFVLTLY
- a CDS encoding uncharacterized protein (Putative protein of unknown function; Hap43p-repressed gene; S. cerevisiae ortholog YHR045W localizes to the endoplasmic reticulum); the protein is MYLGIYSLHYFQDVPDLYLQEQSIREPTRLTNESPIYHSNKSSNLRVGLDIRYDSYKLRSGNLNDIWEIAIQFAKKTDRGINIDNNLITIGYINYCIENLQLGSHKVISIPKDYKIDSKWLVVLFVGFVKQLTVEFYIDKPIADDAIDISKISLPSPPQGSYKFINNYTPEKDKGIAIRLHNQISQGIKSIVDFTQLNIVSGVASTIKHLPNSDTYRNSKMVIVSNNSTNEDITNLIVKLLTGLILNCNITICDKFSEVDSNAAIISVPESKLPFVSNKSDTITERLQRYLLTKSVFPFRGTKKLIYISTSINKKSALSLYDLNTIRIQHQARVVKELCYYNIVGPIILTDYYDYRQFNIKVNKVGCIAQSLEIKLINLQDEWGNLSVRGYTIGKTLNVVNDQQEKLQPKDNDGFMPISIVKGKWGNDGCLYVL
- the CAG1 gene encoding guanine nucleotide-binding protein subunit alpha (heterotrimeric G protein alpha subunit; positive role in mating pheromone response; opaque-enriched transcript; transcript repressed by MTLa1-MTLalpha2; regulated by hemoglobin-responsive Hbr1 via MTL genes; rat catheter biofilm repressed), producing MGCGASVPVDDDEIDLFLQDKRINDAIEQSLQLRQQNSKKGVKLLLLGAGESGKSTVLKQLKLLHKGGFTQQERRQYSHVIWCDVIQSMKVLIIQARKLKIKLDCDQPNNSLIPYKQIILRSDPLKQIDADVAGGTDFLNDFVVKYSEENKNKRRLKSTGTTDIWGKDDDSNINSDAINQALESSLNKDSEQFTRLSIAEAIHKLWKLDSGIKKCFDRSNEFQLEGSADYYFDNVFNFADTNYLSTDLDILKGRIKTTGITETDFLIKSFQFKVLDAGGQRSERKKWIHCFEDITAVLFVLAISEYDQNLFEDERVNRMHESIVLFDSLCNSKWFANTPFILFLNKIDIFENKIKKNPLKNYFPDYDGKPDDTNEAIKFFETNFLKINQTNKPIYVHRTCATDSKSMKFVLSAVTDMIVQQNLKKSGII